In the genome of Desulfovibrio sp. ZJ209, one region contains:
- a CDS encoding SPOR domain-containing protein: MRLRFSSLLALAFLGVAAIALAYVGGVMTGRASASAERRLASLEAGRTASADVPPASPKGAPAAPPQEGPGILSPEELRFARALRNEDGAPEAPPAPPRLAAQSPAPVAQAPAEATTPSPGQPVAPMPGAAPLAAAPEAATAQPVAPVAAPATPMQDYVFQVGAFRDEESVDSLRQRLEGRGLRTRMQREGKLYVVLVLLRGDAARAEEVMRIAEELRLGKPMVRSRKPVTP, encoded by the coding sequence TTGCGGCTGCGCTTTTCGTCGCTCCTGGCGCTGGCCTTTCTGGGCGTGGCGGCCATCGCGCTCGCCTATGTGGGGGGCGTCATGACCGGGCGCGCCTCGGCGAGCGCCGAGCGGCGCCTCGCCTCTCTGGAAGCGGGCCGGACAGCGTCCGCGGACGTGCCGCCGGCCAGCCCGAAGGGCGCGCCTGCAGCCCCTCCGCAGGAAGGCCCGGGCATCCTCTCCCCGGAAGAACTGCGCTTTGCCCGCGCCCTGCGCAATGAGGACGGCGCGCCGGAAGCGCCGCCGGCGCCACCGCGCCTGGCCGCGCAAAGCCCCGCCCCTGTCGCCCAGGCGCCGGCAGAGGCGACAACGCCTTCCCCGGGGCAACCTGTGGCGCCCATGCCGGGCGCGGCTCCTTTAGCCGCGGCCCCCGAGGCGGCAACGGCGCAGCCCGTGGCGCCGGTGGCCGCGCCTGCCACCCCCATGCAGGACTATGTGTTCCAGGTGGGCGCCTTCCGCGACGAGGAGAGCGTGGACAGCCTGCGCCAGCGCCTCGAGGGGCGCGGCCTGCGCACGCGCATGCAGCGCGAGGGCAAGCTCTATGTGGTGCTGGTGCTGTTGCGCGGCGATGCGGCGCGCGCCGAGGAAGTGATGCGCATCGCCGAGGAATTGCGCCTCGGCAAGCCCATGGTGCGCAGCCGCAAGCCCGTGACCCCCTGA
- a CDS encoding peptidoglycan glycosyltransferase — translation MFVLSRVLLPLLILALLPALPRAASAAAELSIGNQTRQDMLNIRFRTGPRVFFLRLDMAPGQRAEVENPGGVADMRVDTGLELWAFPAVPVGEARGMTFCGDHTACMILDLKDGISRHVNGKVQELVPRPGSRPVCELSQFRPGMTMNDVCSLLSMDAPRDDNDAILEGLGFAGQLWAARLIPGAAEPEPTDAAAMGHEYLEHLELRRPLEQATLERLLAVLYGQGMTPWQAEFPGLDINFTEMPDLTVEQKRELLDQTLQRFLKAGRGEASFMLAPAAELPALTEADAPRSDVQIFTITLRPDSGTLLVDLAAYRGSSPR, via the coding sequence ATGTTCGTCTTGTCCCGCGTCCTGCTGCCCCTGCTGATCCTCGCCCTCCTCCCTGCCCTGCCCCGCGCGGCGAGCGCCGCCGCCGAGCTCAGCATCGGCAACCAGACCCGGCAGGACATGCTCAATATCCGCTTCCGCACCGGGCCCAGGGTCTTCTTCCTGCGGCTCGACATGGCGCCCGGCCAGCGCGCCGAGGTGGAGAACCCCGGCGGCGTGGCCGACATGCGGGTGGACACGGGCCTCGAGCTCTGGGCCTTCCCCGCGGTGCCCGTGGGCGAGGCGCGGGGCATGACCTTTTGCGGCGACCACACGGCCTGCATGATCCTCGACCTCAAGGACGGCATCTCGCGCCATGTGAACGGCAAGGTGCAGGAGCTCGTGCCGCGGCCCGGCAGCCGCCCGGTGTGCGAGCTTTCGCAGTTCCGGCCGGGCATGACCATGAACGATGTCTGCTCCCTGCTGAGCATGGACGCCCCGCGCGACGACAACGACGCCATCCTCGAGGGTCTGGGCTTCGCCGGCCAGCTCTGGGCCGCGCGGCTCATCCCCGGGGCGGCGGAGCCGGAGCCCACCGATGCGGCGGCCATGGGCCACGAATATCTGGAGCATCTGGAATTGCGGCGCCCCTTGGAACAGGCCACGCTCGAGCGGTTGCTGGCCGTGCTCTACGGCCAGGGCATGACGCCGTGGCAGGCGGAATTTCCCGGGCTGGACATCAATTTTACCGAAATGCCCGACCTCACGGTGGAGCAGAAGCGCGAGCTGCTGGACCAGACCCTGCAGCGCTTCCTCAAGGCCGGCCGCGGCGAGGCCAGCTTCATGCTCGCCCCGGCGGCGGAGCTCCCCGCCCTGACCGAGGCCGACGCCCCGCGCTCGGACGTGCAGATCTTCACCATCACCCTCAGGCCCGACTCGGGCACCTTGCTCGTGGACCTCGCGGCCTACAGGGGGAGCAGCCCCCGCTGA
- a CDS encoding tetratricopeptide repeat protein, giving the protein MRQPRYLGVYSERPNAGAEARGRSGRRPRFFVWELSPADYAIQELDGALEPNSRVRLISAGRLQSGYQLEPSILVAPITLPDIANAERVPETPETAAPRKAAELNDDTLRELEIARRAKQIENDLRGSFRKAIRGLSRPREREAALEALAQIAETIDGIVPAHKHMFRDFGVTLRKKDLPEIALRCGLRVLELSPDDDHGHFNLARILCALGVWDKAAAHVERAMRLDGAEPVYPRLLAHIRKESRRPGRTAAPDKQ; this is encoded by the coding sequence ATGCGACAGCCCCGATACCTCGGCGTCTACAGCGAGCGGCCCAATGCGGGCGCGGAGGCTCGCGGCAGATCCGGCCGCAGGCCGCGCTTCTTCGTCTGGGAGCTCTCCCCGGCCGACTACGCCATCCAGGAGCTGGACGGCGCGCTGGAGCCCAATTCCCGCGTGCGGCTCATCAGCGCCGGGCGCCTCCAGAGCGGCTACCAGCTCGAGCCGTCCATCCTCGTGGCGCCCATCACGCTGCCGGACATCGCCAATGCCGAGCGCGTGCCGGAAACGCCCGAGACCGCGGCGCCGCGCAAGGCGGCGGAGCTCAATGACGACACCCTGCGCGAGCTCGAGATCGCCCGCCGCGCCAAGCAGATAGAGAACGACCTGCGCGGCAGCTTCCGCAAGGCCATCCGCGGCCTTTCGCGCCCACGCGAGCGCGAGGCCGCCCTCGAGGCGCTGGCGCAGATCGCCGAGACCATCGACGGCATCGTGCCCGCGCACAAGCATATGTTCCGCGATTTCGGAGTCACCCTGCGCAAGAAGGATCTGCCCGAGATCGCCCTGCGCTGCGGGCTGCGCGTCCTGGAGCTCTCGCCCGACGACGACCACGGGCATTTCAACCTCGCGCGCATCCTCTGCGCGCTGGGCGTCTGGGACAAGGCGGCCGCCCACGTGGAACGGGCCATGCGCCTCGATGGCGCGGAGCCGGTGTACCCGCGCCTGCTCGCCCACATCCGCAAGGAGAGCCGGCGCCCGGGGCGCACCGCGGCGCCCGATAAACAGTAA
- the trpA gene encoding tryptophan synthase subunit alpha encodes MHTLEAKIREANAKGRPALIPFLTAHFPDRERFWTAFDELDAGGADIIEIGVPFSDPVADGPVVEEASRRVLEAGFHLSGLLEELAARREGRAKPRSGDAGLVLMGYLNPFLSYGLERLARDAARAGISGCIIPDLPHEEAAPVRAVLAASGIALIPLVGPNTSEAQMAACAGDGEGYVYVVSVMGVTGERAALAPRVAATMSRARRASRLPLALGFGLSRPEQLEALPPEARPDAAVFGSALLRHVDEGKSAGEFLRRWLKN; translated from the coding sequence ATGCACACGCTTGAAGCAAAGATACGGGAGGCCAACGCCAAGGGGCGCCCGGCGCTCATCCCCTTCCTCACGGCCCATTTCCCGGACAGGGAGCGCTTCTGGACGGCCTTTGACGAGCTGGACGCGGGCGGCGCGGACATCATCGAGATCGGCGTGCCCTTCTCCGACCCGGTGGCCGACGGCCCGGTGGTGGAGGAGGCCTCCCGGCGCGTGCTCGAGGCGGGTTTCCACCTTTCCGGCCTGCTGGAAGAACTGGCGGCCCGGCGCGAGGGCCGCGCCAAACCGCGCTCGGGCGACGCGGGCCTCGTGCTCATGGGCTATCTCAACCCCTTCCTGAGCTACGGGCTCGAGCGCCTCGCCAGGGACGCGGCCCGGGCGGGCATCTCGGGCTGCATCATTCCCGACCTCCCGCATGAGGAGGCCGCGCCGGTGCGCGCGGTGCTGGCGGCATCCGGCATCGCGCTCATCCCGCTGGTCGGGCCCAACACCAGCGAGGCGCAGATGGCGGCCTGCGCCGGCGACGGCGAGGGCTATGTCTATGTGGTGTCGGTCATGGGCGTCACGGGCGAGCGCGCGGCCCTGGCGCCGCGCGTGGCCGCCACCATGAGCCGCGCGCGCCGGGCGAGCAGGCTGCCGCTGGCCCTGGGCTTCGGCCTGAGCCGCCCGGAGCAGCTTGAGGCACTACCGCCCGAGGCGCGGCCGGATGCGGCGGTCTTCGGGAGCGCGCTCTTGCGCCATGTGGACGAGGGCAAGAGCGCCGGCGAATTCCTGCGCCGTTGGCTGAAAAATTGA
- a CDS encoding AMIN domain-containing protein: MNKTIFFLILAVCILGMALILLNQRLGRAPEPRPTARAEQSVVADAPMTEPAPEYPVPTPSRAPSPEEDAPRAPAALPEAVERAAESEREAAAAAAAALAVEQKEADAALHGTTPAPTPPAMPTPTAVAPAPQAQPKAAAPAPKETAQRPAAETARQPAQERATAAAPAKKAPAQEKATGPRTITRFVVFARDNGATVRLTGNGPLRYKSMNLQNPDRVVLDLEGDWEVKAPAVPKNPLVSAVRVGDLDGRTRIVIDLKGKPRTARVIPAKTGDGVDVRVDQ, from the coding sequence ATGAACAAGACCATTTTTTTCCTGATCCTGGCGGTCTGCATCCTGGGCATGGCGCTTATCCTGCTCAACCAGCGCCTCGGGCGCGCGCCCGAGCCCCGGCCCACGGCCCGCGCCGAGCAGAGCGTGGTGGCCGACGCCCCCATGACCGAGCCGGCCCCGGAATATCCCGTGCCCACGCCCTCGCGGGCGCCGAGCCCTGAGGAGGACGCGCCGCGTGCGCCCGCGGCCCTGCCGGAAGCCGTGGAGCGCGCGGCCGAAAGCGAGCGCGAGGCCGCCGCGGCCGCCGCCGCGGCTCTCGCCGTGGAGCAGAAGGAAGCGGACGCGGCCCTGCACGGTACCACCCCGGCGCCCACGCCCCCGGCCATGCCGACCCCGACCGCTGTTGCCCCGGCCCCGCAGGCGCAGCCCAAGGCTGCGGCCCCGGCTCCGAAGGAAACGGCACAACGCCCCGCCGCCGAGACAGCGCGCCAGCCCGCGCAGGAGCGCGCCACCGCTGCCGCCCCGGCCAAGAAGGCCCCCGCGCAAGAGAAGGCCACAGGCCCGCGCACCATCACGCGCTTTGTGGTCTTTGCCCGTGACAACGGGGCCACGGTGCGCCTCACGGGCAATGGCCCCCTGCGCTACAAAAGCATGAATCTCCAAAATCCCGACCGCGTGGTTCTCGACCTCGAGGGCGACTGGGAGGTCAAGGCCCCGGCCGTGCCCAAGAATCCGCTGGTGAGCGCCGTGCGCGTGGGCGACCTCGACGGGCGAACCCGCATCGTCATCGACCTCAAGGGCAAGCCGCGCACCGCCCGCGTCATCCCGGCCAAGACGGGCGACGGCGTGGACGTGCGCGTGGACCAGTAG
- a CDS encoding hydrogenase maturation nickel metallochaperone HypA, translating into MHEMSVAMSLLELAEETAAAQGCTRLMRVRVEYGALAGVMPEALELCFEALTRGTAHEGAVLELVCLPLRLRCVFCGTVFGGEGQEARFTPCPGCGEVAGHVVEQGKELLLREVEAS; encoded by the coding sequence ATGCACGAAATGTCCGTCGCCATGAGCCTGCTTGAGCTCGCCGAAGAGACGGCGGCCGCCCAGGGCTGCACGCGGCTCATGCGCGTCCGCGTGGAGTACGGCGCGCTCGCGGGCGTCATGCCCGAAGCGCTCGAGCTCTGCTTCGAGGCGCTCACGCGCGGCACCGCGCACGAGGGCGCGGTACTTGAGCTCGTCTGCCTGCCGCTTCGGCTGCGCTGCGTGTTTTGCGGCACGGTGTTCGGGGGCGAAGGGCAGGAGGCGCGCTTTACGCCGTGCCCCGGCTGCGGCGAGGTGGCCGGGCATGTGGTGGAGCAGGGGAAGGAGCTTCTCCTGCGCGAGGTGGAAGCCAGTTGA
- the hypB gene encoding hydrogenase nickel incorporation protein HypB encodes MQIPVVRNVLEANDKMAAEVRRELASRGILALNLISSPGAGKTTLLERTLRDLGGEFRMAVIEGDLQTDNDARRVAATGAQAVQINTEGGCHLNSNLVLSAMERLDLAGLDILFIENVGNLVCPVEFDCGEDAKVAILSVAEGDDKPEKYPLLFNLAKAMLLNKMDLLPHVDFDTARARAHATRLNRDLAVFEVSARDGSGMEAWYDWLRRMREAKRARR; translated from the coding sequence ATGCAGATCCCCGTTGTCCGCAATGTTCTGGAAGCCAACGACAAGATGGCGGCCGAGGTGCGCCGCGAACTGGCTTCGCGCGGCATCCTCGCGCTCAACCTCATCAGCTCGCCGGGCGCCGGCAAGACGACCCTTCTGGAGCGCACCCTGCGCGACCTTGGCGGCGAATTCCGCATGGCGGTCATCGAGGGCGACCTCCAGACCGACAACGACGCCCGCCGCGTGGCCGCCACCGGCGCCCAGGCCGTGCAGATCAACACCGAGGGCGGCTGCCACCTCAACAGCAACCTCGTGCTCTCGGCCATGGAGCGGCTCGACCTGGCGGGCCTTGACATCCTCTTCATCGAGAATGTGGGTAACCTCGTCTGCCCGGTGGAATTCGACTGCGGCGAGGACGCCAAGGTGGCCATCCTCAGCGTGGCCGAGGGCGACGACAAGCCGGAGAAATACCCCCTGCTCTTCAACCTGGCCAAAGCCATGCTGCTCAACAAGATGGACCTGCTGCCGCATGTGGACTTTGACACGGCGCGCGCCCGCGCCCACGCCACGCGCCTCAACAGGGACCTCGCCGTCTTCGAGGTCTCGGCGCGCGACGGCAGCGGCATGGAGGCGTGGTATGACTGGCTGCGCCGGATGCGTGAGGCCAAGCGGGCGCGGCGCTAG